One Rouxiella sp. S1S-2 genomic window, TAATACTGGCTCAAATCCACGAATTAGCTTATGTTCGCCCTGTGCACCGGCGTCAAAACGTGCAAGACCTTTGGCAATTGCATAATCCATCCCCTGATAAAAACAGGTCTCAAAGTGCAGCCGGTCGAATTCGGCCAGGCAGCCCCAGTAGCGGCCATAGAAGGTGTCGCCACTGACCAGACTCAGCGCCATTGCCACCGGACGGCCCAGCTGTTCGGCCATCACCACCTGAACAGTTTCGGGCATCCGTTCGGCCAGCAGGCTGAAAAAGTCACGCGTCAGGTAAGGTGAACGACCGCGAACGTCGTAGGTATTGGCATAACAGGCATAGATAAAATCCCACTGCGCCTCAGTAATCTGCGCGCCTTCAAGCCATTGGAATTCAATGCCCTGCGCGACCACCTGTTCGCGCTCTTTGCGCATCTGCTTGCGTTTGCGCGAGGTCAGCGTGTCGAGAAAATCCTGAAAATCGCGATAGCCGCGGTTGTGCCAGTGATACTGGCATCCCAGCCGATGCAGCCATTCGCTTTGCTCGCTAACCAGCTGATTATCACGCGGGTCGGTAAAGT contains:
- a CDS encoding GNAT family N-acetyltransferase, which translates into the protein MSLTSLACLGDLPAEEWDALVPAGQPFLRHAFLTALEDSGSLGPDSGWQSEHLLWQQDGKTLAAVPGYRKSNSSGEYVFDHAWADACHRARIPYYPKWLGAAPFSPVGGRRLLGAPEVAQQLLRALPEYLQQQGLSSAHINFTDPRDNQLVSEQSEWLHRLGCQYHWHNRGYRDFQDFLDTLTSRKRKQMRKEREQVVAQGIEFQWLEGAQITEAQWDFIYACYANTYDVRGRSPYLTRDFFSLLAERMPETVQVVMAEQLGRPVAMALSLVSGDTFYGRYWGCLAEFDRLHFETCFYQGMDYAIAKGLARFDAGAQGEHKLIRGFEPVLTDSWHYLRHPGLRSAVEDFLQQERDGVRAWAIEARDALPYRQEQA